DNA sequence from the Ochotona princeps isolate mOchPri1 chromosome 5, mOchPri1.hap1, whole genome shotgun sequence genome:
GTTAGGAGGAGAAAGGTCTCAGAGGATGCCAGCTTGAGACGGAAACACAAAGGTGTGTGGCGCCAGCCCCGACACTAGGCGAGAAGGTGGGGACACTACCCGGAGTATTGAAATTCCCGAAGGTGCTTATTTCCAACAAGCTGATTCTTCCTCCAGCTTTCTAGGAAGTGGGACTTTGGGGGCTATATTTTCTATACATATGGAAGGGAAAAAATCTTAACACAATTCTTCCCTCATCCCCCAGTTTCCTGGGCCGCCCACAAAGTTACATTCCGGATTTGGGGGAATCTATAGAGCGCTTCGTCCTCCGTGGTTTGTATCCCATGCACCCCCTTATGCGCgcggacagacacacacacacacacacacacacacacacacacgcttttaCCATTGctcagcctcccccagccccactttTAGCGTCAGGCAGAACTGCTGAGGATCCCACCAATACCCAAGAAATCCCCCAACACCCCCTTCCCATTATTACGGCCTCCCAATGTAGACCGAAACCGCGAGCACTAATTGAATTAGTCTATTGAAGGGGCTGTCAGGTACAATGACGTGGCTCGAGGCTTTGGGGACCTAGGATGTAGAGTCTGACCTTCCGGCTCATAATAATACCGCACACTCGCAGTAGAAATCTCCTCGCATTCACTCCCAACAAAACCGCTGGTCACCCAGTCCCCGTAGGAAGGCTGCACGCTATTGTGTGGCGACAACTCATTCATGTCCCGCACCGCGAGGCCCCGGCGCCATCTGATCTCCGCTGGAAATGCGATTACCACCGTGCGCAGGCAACACGCTCCTGCGGCCGGCCCGAAGCGCGCTGCGGCCGTGCCACCGCTAGACCGTCCCTGGCTCTCCTCGCGCTCCTCCTtctgagaaagagaggaagacgagagaggagagaggaagagaagagaggagacaggagagagaagagagaagagagaagaaaacacgTTTGTCTCCACTTAAAGGAAAATCCAGAGTTTGCCAGAAGCACAGGCTAGTAAAGAATCCTTCCCCAAACTCGCAACAAACACTTTTCTCCCCTCCAGAGGGTGGAGCTGGCTGGGGACCCCCACAGGAACTTCCTGCCCTCTGTAGATTCATACCAGCCTCACTGGATGTACTGGTTTTCTCTCTCTGGGTGTGACCCTCAGGAGCAGACACAAATACAAGCCTTAGCCCCCACTAGCCATCCCGGGACACTGACTAAGTCATCCCAGCGAGATTGGGAGACTGGGAATCGGGAGAAGCAAAGGCGCCCCCCTTACTACTGTATCCCTCCAAACTTTTCTAGTATCCCCTGGCTCTGCAGTCCAATTCCACCCAGACTGCTAGAAACACTTATTGTCCTCCCAGAATTGGGATGGGCTAGGGATGGGAGAGTGGTCGGAGTATGGCAGGTGGGGGGAGTCCTCTCCTCATCCAGTTTACCAGCCTTCTCACCCCTAAAGACCTCCTGGTTCCCCCCCGCCCCAGCAACCTCTTCTTTCAAGCCAGAAACAGAAACCAGTCTTCCTTCTCCCCTCGtccatatttaaaacaaaacaaaatcttctgCTTCCatgtcattttccatttttatctggCCTAGGTATGAAAAGGGGATTTGGGGACAATgaactggaggcagagcagagacGGGGCTCAGTCCACACCAGAGCATCTCACCTGAGACTCTGCACAGTTCCTCCTGGGCAATCCCCTCCCCCAATCAAGCAAATGACGTCTGGAGGAAGGGGTTCCTTTCTAGCCTCTTCTCCCCTAGGTTTCTCTGTCCCCCTACCATCCCAGTTAGGGCATTTCATCAGGACTGAAGAAATCCCTGAATCACCAAAGACTGTCAAGAGTATTCTAGAAAGGATGAGGGCGCTGGCCACGTACCCACACGTGCGCCGCCTGCCTGCAGAGGTAACTCAACCCCACTGCTCACACACTGCTGCCTGCGACCCTCCCAGCACCCCCACACGCACCCACCCCACCGCGCCTCACCCGCAGCCCAGCTTCGGGGCTCACTCAGAGTCCTCAGGACTTCCCCACTCAGGCGTCTCTCGGCCAACACGTGCCCAAACCAAATTTCCTAACATCTCCCCTCCGCAGCCTCGCGCGGTCACCAACTGGCTCAGCACAGACTTCCCCAGCGGGAACGTTCCTTTGCAGGCTGGAGGAGGGTGTAGGTGGGCCTGGGTGGGGTCGCGGAGTGCGGGGCGGCGCGGGGGGAGGTACAGGTCGTCCTGCCCAGGCCAGGTCTAGGAGGAGGAGGTTAGTGGGGGACTGGGGTGGGGGACGAGCCGGTGCACAGAGCACCTCCTAATCCAGGCCCGCTCGTGGGCCGCGAGTACATTTATCATCCCATTACTGTAACAAATCCGGGCTCCACTACATGAAAGGTAAAATGAATTACCGACGTTAAGCCGTCAATAAAGTCATTTCTGTAAATGGTGTCTCCAAAGGGCCGCCGCATTATTCAGCTGGCTTTATCAGCTGGCTGGAAATTACGCGGAGGAGCCGGGCCGCGCGGCGCGCGGGGCCGCTCGCTTTGATTAAGCGGCTTGCCAGCGCGATGTGACAGAGCTTTTGACCAGGGTTTTATTCACAGGCCTGTGATGAACGCCAAGCTGATCAGGCGGAATGAAGAGTAATTAAAACCTATAAATTATCTTCCGCAGCCCTTCTCGAGGCGTCTCCTGCAGGCGAGATAAGGCGTCGAGACCCTATTTACGGCGCTGAAAGGGACCGCGACGTACAAAAGCTACGCGGCTAAATAGGATATTGATAGTGTCCTAATTAGAATTTAATTAAGTACCCACACTCGCTTGCGGGAtaaagatttcaattttttgcgaacttaaatataaataaaatcccaCCCACACCCCTATTTGGGGGCGGTGGAGGAGAAACAGTAGAGGCACTTGGAGGTTTGGGGGGACCCCCTGGGTGTGAAACAGAAGATCCAGGAGATTCCCAGGTGGGGTTGGAGATAACTTGGAAAAGTGGAAGAGCCCCTCTGCCGGCCCGTCCAGCGCAGGGCTCCACGACAAGGCTCTCTGTCCCAGGCCACGCTGCACTGTCCACAGCCAGCACGTGTGTGGGGGACGATGTCTCAGCCCTGGGATATTATTGGAGACCAGGGACCCTCGGTTGAACCCAGGGTGCAACCGCCACCAGCAGCCCCTTGGAGAAACTTCAGCTGCTGCGACAGTAGGGCTTGCTGCATTGAGTGGTGTGTTTCTCCTCACTTGATTACTTGCCACGTTTTTGGGGGGACAACTAGGGGTTAGAGGGAGACTAGTTTGCATGTGTTTCAGAAGAAGGTAGTGTCTCAGAAGAGATCCATTTCTCTGCTCCCCCACATCCCCACCCTGTGTAGGCTGGTGGCCAGGGCTTGCGGGTTCTCCCGAGCAAACCAGCTAAAATGATGTCCTTGAGAAGGCCTCGCTGCCCAGGGAGTCTGGCTCCAAGCTTGCGGTGACAAGCTTGGGTAGACGGTAGGACGGTAGGGCCCCAGGGCCCTCCAAGAGGGTTATGCAGAATTAAGTGCACGGTGCGCAGCCCTTCGCTGTGCCCGACGCATCCTAGGCTACAGGGGGAAATTTGGGGGTATCTTGCCTCgaccagagaaaaagagagagatctcgcACTCCAAAGACAAGCATAGCAATGCCACAGATACCCGTCCCACGCCTCCATCACCCCAAAGCTGGAGGAGAACGCTCAAGAGTTCAAACTGGAAACAGCTAGGATGTCAGGACCCTTAGCAGAAAATCTGATTATTCCACCACCGTGGGCTATGCCTCGCCGCCAGCCGGCCTGGCCAAACGCTCTGGATGCGAAACCGGAGTTGGTTGTCTGATTTTATTTGGCAGAGAAAGTCAACCCAAGGAGGTGGCCCTGAAAACGCTCGCATTTGTGTGTCTGCGTGTCCTGACTTGCCTGGCCCAGGGATCCTCCTGGGGCAGCGCAGCCCCGACTCCCGTGGCCAAGGAAAGAAATAGACCGGCACTGGGTGTCTTGGGCGCGCTCTGGGCCTGGCTCTACCGCGGGAAGGGCGCCGGGTGATCGGTCAGGAGCGACGCGCCGCGCAGACCGCGGGAGACTTCCCAAGGGGCGGCGGTGCTGGCGCAGCTCGGCAGGCCTCCCTCCCGGGTTAGCTCTCCAGGGGGTGCGGGGGGAAGCGGACTGCACTTGTGAGAGTAACCAACTCTAGGTCAATGTCACACCACTAACCTACCCCTCCAAGAcacacaagacacacacacacacaaggcagcGCTAACAACCCTCTTCTTCATAACAGCAactacgagagagagagagagagagagagagagagagagagagagagagagagggattgtAGGCAGGGAGCTGCGGGAGAAATCAGGCCTCTGCCTCCTGACCCTGCACTCAGCGCGCACGCACCCCCCAACCCTGCCTGTCGCCAACAAGTTGTTTATGGAGTGGCTTCTCCATTGCCTGTATCCCGAAAACCATCCCTCCACGGACAGGCGAGTCTTCTGCAtgccgccccctcccccgccgtTGGGTCCCAGTTTACGGGGGGAGGGGCGCGCGCagaggagggagggctgtggggcGCCCCGGGTCCAAGCCGCGGCGCCCCCACTCCGCCCGCCGGCCGCCGCCCCCGGATTATTTATCCGCAAAGTCCCGCTCGCGCCCATTGGGCCGAGCCCCGAGTGTCAGCGCGAGTCCCGGCTCGCCATTGGCCCCGCACACGTGCGGCCCTGACTCACGTGCTTCCGGTTTGAAGGCAAAAAGTGTgcctgggtgatttttttttttaagccagagaGTTTGTGCAAAGATCCGAGCTGTCAgagatttgaagaaaaaaaaaaaaaaaaaaaaaaggcagccggGTGCTGGCGGAGACGCGCTTCTCCCTGCAAAAAAAGCAAAGGCGATTAAAGGCGCTGCCAGCCCCGCGCTCTGGGCACAGCTGAGCGTGACACTTGGGAACGTCAAAGCCCTCACTTCTGCCTAGGAAGATGGCTAGACTTTAAAGActattttttccctttaagaaaaaaaaaatctcggagctttttttttcctttcttttttcttgccttcgtttttcctttctattttttttccctttttggcATTTTCCCTTTTGGAGAGCCGTGGCTTACTCTCCCATTTAAAACAAACCATTGAATCCGGTtgcagaaaagaaagagaactagCCAAGTACCTCTGTATCTGGATGTCTACAAATTAGAGAAACGGAGAGACAGCGAGATCTTGCTGCTCGATAAGAACCAGCTATCCACGCCAGACGccggttgttttttcttttttttttaattttttttccttccactcTTTGCATCCGCCCCGTGCCTTCGTCGGGGCTTCGCCTGCCTCCTTCCTCCGCGCACCCCCACGGGCCGCTGGCAAAGTGGGGTGGGGAGCGAGGCGCGGGGGGCGGGGGCCGGCGCGGCGGCCGGGGCTGCGGGGCGGCCGAGCATGGAAGAGCAGCAGCCGGAACCTAAAAGTCAGCGCGACGCGGGCCTCGgcgcagcagcagcggcggcggcagcggcggccccGGGCGGCCTCGGCCTGAGCCTCAGTCCCGGAGccagcggcagcagcggcagcgatGGAGACAGCGTGCCGGTGTCCCCGCAGCCCGCGCCCCCCTCGCCGCCAGCCGCGCCCTGCCTGCCGCCCCTGGCCCACCACCCGCACCTCCCCCCgcaccccccgcccccgccgccgcagccgccgcagccgccgcagCCTCTTGCGGCTCCTGCTCTGCAGCCGCAGCCCGCGGCCCAGCTGCATCGCACCACCAACTTTTTCATCGACAACATCCTAAGGCCGGATTTCGGCTGTAAAAAGGAGCCGCCGCCACCGCAGCTCCTGGTGGctgcggcggctgcggcggcggccgGAGGAGGCGCaggagttggaggaggaggaggaggaggcgcaggaggaggaggaggaggccgggTGGAGCGTGACAGAGGCCAGACCGCCGCAGGTAGAGACCCTGTTCACCCGTTGGGCACGCGAGCGCCGGCTGCTGCCTCGCTCCTGTGCGCCCCGGATGCGAACTGTGGCCCACCCGACGGCTCCCAGCCCGCCGCGGGCgcgtccaaagctgggaacccggcggcagcggcggcggcagcggctgcAGCCGCtgtggcggcagcggcggcggcggcagcggccaAGCCTTCGGACAgcagcggtggcggcggcggcggcagtggAGGCGGCACGGGGAGCCCCGGCGCGCAGGGCGCCAAGTACCCAGAGCACGGCAACCCGGCCATCCTACTCATGGGCTCGGCCAACGGCGGACCGGTGGTCAAAACTGACTCGCAGCAGCCCCTCGTCTGGCCCGCCTGGGTCTACTGCACACGCTACTCGGATCGTCCCTCCTCGGGTGAGTACTCTAACCCAGGAGCTGCGCGGCACTGGGGAGAGCAAACCCGACCGGCGGCTTCCTCGTCTTAGGTCCCCGGTGTGGCAGATTCGGGCGGAAGGCTTACAGAGACAGGCCACCCGCGCGCGCGGGCTCCAGCTGGAGCCTGGATGCTGCAGTTTCGAGCTTTGAGCCCTGGCAACTCCTTTACCTTTCTTAATCTTGCTTTTTCTCCCAGGGAAAGGAGTATTGAGAGCGGGTGGGAAGATGGGCCTAGCGCTCCGGGGTCTGCTTTCAAGCCGAGCGGAGCTATCAGACTTGCTGCAAGTGGCTATGCATAAGCCCGGTTTCTGCGGAGAGTTGGTTTATACCAAGTCAGATTACGGGAACGCAccgggaagaaagagagggagggaacgGCTCTGAAGGGCTTCTCCCCTGGGCGGGTAGCACAGCAGTCTTTCAACCCGGATGGGTTGAAACGGGAGCCAGGCAGCCGCCAGAAAAGTGGGTGTCCTGACCCTTGGTTTTCTGGAGCTGAGGGACTGCGAAAGAGGACAGCAAATAGGACAGGCTCAGGCCTCCAAAACCAAAGCCGGGCGAAGCCAGGAAAGGCAGCAGCTTTCTTCATGGCTGCTCCGTGGCGCGCCCTCTCCCACCCAACCGGCCCTGCGCGGCCTCCCTCCCGCGCGACTGCCGCTGAAGCAGATTTCTGCCTGGCAAAggcagagttttgttttgttttgttttatccccCTCGGCTTTCTTCCGTATGTATCCCTAGTGCCTGCAGAAGCTGAGGCCCAGAACTACCCTGGGCGAGCCTCTGGGCTCTGCGAGAGGAGGCCGCCCAGGCCTACCCGTCGTTCAGGGCTCGGCTCGGTGCTGCCTGTGAAACCAGTGAGGGGAGGGGCCCTGATGGGACAGAGGCGGGCTCTTAGGTCTAGAATCCGCTTGGGGTGCCTCGGGACCAAGCCACCAAGCCAGGGCGGCAGTTTCCCTGTCCGGCTTCTGGCATTCCTCCTCCTGCTGACCCCGCACGAGCGGATCGATGCGCGCTATCAGCCCCCGCCATCTCGAGCCCCGTTATTGACACGCCGGGCTCCCTGAATCTCCGAAAAGCTGCTTTGATTGACTCGACTGATGGATAGAGTGATTGAGTTGTCAGGTTCGGGCTGGCCAGGAGGCTACAATTTTATTACAAGTGTCCGCTCGCATCCGCGCTTgcgtttgcacacacacacacacacacacacgcgcgcactcCAACACATCCAAGAAGCACCAGGCGCCAGTGGGCCCTTCCTGTGGGGGTACACCTTTCCCGCTGATGCCTGACGTACAGCCCAGCTCTAAACGCGCAGTCGGCTTGTCTTTGTTCTTGGTGGCTCTCCTTCCTTGGATCCGGAGAAGCAGAAGCTAGCTCCTTTCTCCCCCCACATAGGCAGTTCCAAGGAGGACCATTCTCCATCCAGATCTGAGTGGCTGTGGTCTTGTTGGGCTCTTTGTCACAGGGCAGCTGgtggccccaggccctggcctgtcccttAGAGCTAgctgtcctgcctgcctgcccctgggTTGCTGGAGGTGCTTGCACCCCCTGTCTTTCCAGTTTGGGAGATGAACAGGCCTTAGCTGCACGAGCTCCCATAACCAAGCCCGAGTACAGCAGGGAAATGCAAGCCCACTTGGGAGCTGATGGACAGGGCTACAGGTGCAGAccctgggcgggggggggggggagggtgtatgtgtatgcaccctccctgcttcagcccctctccccctttcccctctcccctcttctctgagCCCCACAGCAGTTCTCTTCCCCCCCTTGGTCTCTTCCTATGTCTGTCTTCCAGGCATCTCCCTAGAGATCCTcatgggcctggggtgggggagggctctCTCTCTGGCCCTTGGATTGGGGAAGGGAATGCCCAGGACTGAGAAAGTCCGATCTGGCTGGTTTTCCTTAAGCAAGGAGTTCTACCGTTTGGGTTTGGGGGCGGGAAAGCTGACAAGGCAGGGTGCACATTTCAAAGGAGAGATATGACAGACCCTGCTTGGGCCGCTGGGTGGTTGAATGACCATGGCCCCTCTTTCTCACTGGCACCAGGCAAGCGATAAAACATCCCAGGGGTCAGGGTCATGGGATAAGGCCTGGAGTGGGGCAAGGGACATTTCTTTTTCCGTTTGAAGCAGCGAGATCACTGCAAAGGGCTCCCTCCCtccaggagaaggagagagaagatggaGTGGGGGGAGAGCAGGCCCGAAGGCCTTGGAGCTGTGCAACCTGCTTTAGGCTGCCTCCTGAGGCTTGTATTCCAGGGTCAGTAGTCACTGCCAGAGGGGGTCATACTGTAGACACACGGGTGTAGGTAGTGCATTTTGTTTCAGGGCTGCGGGAATGGAGGACAGCAGGCCTGCCACCCACGGCTCTGGGGCTGGGCCGGATGGGCCTCCTCACAGCTCCGCATCTTGGAGTCCCGCCTTCTTGGCCGAACGTGCCACGATTTAAAAGTCGGTCTTCTTCCCTGGCACTCTGGTTCTGTAGTGGAGCTTGAGGTGCACCCGGGGCCTCCACCAGTTTTCCTCCGGCCTTGCCCCAGAAGCCAAGCTCGCCCGTGACCCGGCAGGGTCTGGGCGGCGGTGGCCTCGGAAGCGCGGGGCGACGCGGTTCCCCACCAGGTCTCGGCTCGGCCATTCTCACggcttcctctcccctctcctcctcctcctcctccacttccccgCCCGCCCTCCGTCCCcactccaccctccccacccccaccctcccggCCCTGTCCGCCGCCCCCGCAGGTCCGCGCACCAGGaagctgaagaagaagaagaacgaGAAAGAGGACAAGCGGCCACGGACGGCGTTCACGGCCGAGCAGCTGCAGAGACTCAAGGCGGAGTTCCAGGCGAACCGCTACATCACCGAGCAGCGGCGGCAGACGCTGGCCCAGGAGCTCAGCCTCAACGAGTCCCAGATCAAAATCTGGTTCCAGAACAAGCGCGCCAAGATCAAGAAAGCCACCGGCATCAAGAACGGCCTGGCGCTGCACCTCATGGCCCAGGGACTGTACAACCACTCCACCACCACCGTCCAGGACAAAGACGAGAGCGAGTAGCCGCGGGCCGGCCGCCCGCCGAGCCTGCGCCCGCGCCCGCCGGGCCGGCCCCGCGCCGGGTGGGGTGGGAGACACGGTCGGCGCGCACCGGGGACCGGAGCACGAGGCGGATGGAGCAGGGCCTAGCGCACCCGCAGCCGCGACTTAAAACAAAACTCCGTTGGAGacgagggggaaa
Encoded proteins:
- the EN1 gene encoding homeobox protein engrailed-1, whose product is MEEQQPEPKSQRDAGLGAAAAAAAAAAPGGLGLSLSPGASGSSGSDGDSVPVSPQPAPPSPPAAPCLPPLAHHPHLPPHPPPPPPQPPQPPQPLAAPALQPQPAAQLHRTTNFFIDNILRPDFGCKKEPPPPQLLVAAAAAAAAGGGAGVGGGGGGGAGGGGGGRVERDRGQTAAGRDPVHPLGTRAPAAASLLCAPDANCGPPDGSQPAAGASKAGNPAAAAAAAAAAAVAAAAAAAAAKPSDSSGGGGGGSGGGTGSPGAQGAKYPEHGNPAILLMGSANGGPVVKTDSQQPLVWPAWVYCTRYSDRPSSGPRTRKLKKKKNEKEDKRPRTAFTAEQLQRLKAEFQANRYITEQRRQTLAQELSLNESQIKIWFQNKRAKIKKATGIKNGLALHLMAQGLYNHSTTTVQDKDESE